The genomic stretch AGGTAATCAAAATTTAGCTATGCCTTCATTACCCGTTATTTCTGGGAAAAAGTGTGTTAGGGCTTTAGAAAAAATTGATTTTATTGTTCATTCCCAAAAAGGAAGTCATATTATTTTAGGGCTTTGTTGCATGAATGATAGATTCAACTCCTTTTGCGTATAAAATAATAACATCTCCTATGGTCTCAAGATAAAAACATTGACTATGAAACAAAAATATCATCTGAGAAATTGGTCGGAATATGATCAAGGCTTAAAACAAAGAGGTAGTCTCACATTTTGGATTTCTGAGGAGGCACTATCTCATTGGTTAGTAACAGAAAAATCTGGAAGAAAAGGGGCTAGTTATTACTTTTCCTCTCAGGCAATACTCACTTTTCTCATGATTAAATCTTTGTTTCAATTACCTGGCAGACAAACCGAGGGTTTTCTTGAATCACTTTTTTCCTTGATGGGAATTGATTTACCTGTACCAGATCATAGTACCGTTTCTCGTCGAACAAAAAAACTAGATGTAGCTTTGCCCCTAGAGAAAACCGCCGGTTCACGTCATGTGGTCATTGATTCGACGGGAGTGAAAGTTTATGGGGAGGGGGAATGGAAAACTAGACAGCATGGTGTAAGTAAAAGAAGAACATGGCGAAAATTACATTTAGCAGTAGATGAAAAAACAGGAGAAATTCTAGTAGCGGAGGTAACGACAAATGATTGTCATGACAGTGATGTGCTGGAGAGTTTATTAGAAATCATCGAGGGAGAAATAGAGCAAGTATCCACCGATAGTGCTTACGACAAAAGAAAATGTTATCAAGCAATAGAAGAAAGAGGGGCAAAAGCAATAATACCACCACAAAAAAATGCTCAAAAATGGTCAGATATGGATGGGGACAGAAATAAAAATATTGAAAGAATAGAAGAAATAGGAAGAAAAGAATGGAAAGAAGAAAGTGGCTATCATCGACGTTCTATTTCGGAAACAACAATGTTTAGGTTAAAAACAATATTTGGAGGCAAAGTAAGTAGTCGAGATTTTGACAATCAGGCAGTAGAGTTATTTGTTCAATGTCTGTTGTTAAATAGAATGATAAAAATTGCTAAACCAGATAGCTATATAGTTAATAACGGATAAATATAAGGTTTGTGGTCGCACCTGTTGAAACAAAATTCACTATTTATTAATTCATGCAACAAAGCCTAGAAAAAGCTAAAAGCTAATTCCTACTATCATTCCTCAACTTTAGATGTATCAAGTGCTTATGAACCATGCGATCGTTATTGAAAATCTCGGAAAACAATATTTAGTCCACCATAAAAATAAGCCTAAAACCATTATGGAATCAGTATTGTCAGGATTTAAACATTTAAAACCATCGGAAACATTTTGGGCTTTAGAAGATGTTAATTTTACGGTTAATTTTGGGGAAATGTTGGGCATCATGGGAAAAAATGGTTCAGGAAAATCAACTTTATTAAGATTAATTGGTAATATCGGCAAACCCGATAAAGGAAAAATACAGGTTAATGGACAAGTTCGCGCTTTATTAGATTTAGGGGCAGGTTTTCATCCTGATTTGACGGGCCGAGAAAATATTTTTGTCGGGGGAATTATTGCTGGTTTGACGAAAAAAGAAGTTAAACAACGTTTTGATGCGATCGTTGATTTTGCCGAATTATGGGAATTTATTGATAATCCACTGAGAACTTATAGTTCAGGTATGACAATGCGTTTAGCTTTTTCTGTAGCAATACATACTGAACCTAACATACTCTTGATTGATGAACATTTATCAGTGGGAGATACAAAATTTAGACAAAAATGTGAAAATAAAATTCTTGAACTTAAAAATAATGATTGTGCTATTGTTTATGTTT from Geminocystis sp. NIES-3709 encodes the following:
- a CDS encoding IS5 family transposase; the encoded protein is MKQKYHLRNWSEYDQGLKQRGSLTFWISEEALSHWLVTEKSGRKGASYYFSSQAILTFLMIKSLFQLPGRQTEGFLESLFSLMGIDLPVPDHSTVSRRTKKLDVALPLEKTAGSRHVVIDSTGVKVYGEGEWKTRQHGVSKRRTWRKLHLAVDEKTGEILVAEVTTNDCHDSDVLESLLEIIEGEIEQVSTDSAYDKRKCYQAIEERGAKAIIPPQKNAQKWSDMDGDRNKNIERIEEIGRKEWKEESGYHRRSISETTMFRLKTIFGGKVSSRDFDNQAVELFVQCLLLNRMIKIAKPDSYIVNNG
- a CDS encoding ABC transporter ATP-binding protein: MYQVLMNHAIVIENLGKQYLVHHKNKPKTIMESVLSGFKHLKPSETFWALEDVNFTVNFGEMLGIMGKNGSGKSTLLRLIGNIGKPDKGKIQVNGQVRALLDLGAGFHPDLTGRENIFVGGIIAGLTKKEVKQRFDAIVDFAELWEFIDNPLRTYSSGMTMRLAFSVAIHTEPNILLIDEHLSVGDTKFRQKCENKILELKNNDCAIVYVSQSPAQIQQFCDRALWLNQGIVMNYGIAQDVAKQYLASIHNQNKGQNDIFNYENQQKISITNITLIPDSEIETGSYLTVRIRYEVKEIVDNFVIKLNISNDEGQICCAVEKVRSSFSQIIKEGEELITINFARLDLSEGQYFVNVFLVESETQYIYDHHRNINSLTINSTIKTNAIICPPNTWEFMNN